One Curtobacterium sp. BH-2-1-1 genomic region harbors:
- a CDS encoding patatin-like phospholipase family protein encodes MTDVSTPAPGTRALVLGGGGVAGIAWELGVLSALQDAGVDLDAADLVVGSSAGSVVGTFVRYGAVQQAYDQQHAAVPTTYEEPVPIDGEDFQQRIGAVLEGASSDQDARARLGLLAQRTTDGQTDDERTATFTETLPSTEWPAKPLALTAIDATDGTFRVLTATDAVPLPRAVAASCSVPLVWSPVGIEGRPYVDGGMRSATNADVAAGYERVLVIACGPEGPSPLGPWLDVAVEGLRAAGSSVEVVVADSTSQQAFGTNSLSLSTQAPAADAGRTQGAAVAEGIAAFWA; translated from the coding sequence ATGACCGACGTCTCCACGCCTGCGCCCGGAACCAGAGCACTCGTCCTCGGCGGTGGTGGCGTCGCCGGCATCGCCTGGGAACTCGGGGTGCTGTCCGCCCTGCAGGACGCCGGGGTGGACCTCGACGCCGCGGACCTCGTCGTCGGGTCCAGCGCCGGCAGCGTCGTCGGCACCTTCGTCCGGTACGGCGCGGTGCAGCAGGCGTACGACCAGCAGCACGCAGCCGTCCCGACGACCTACGAGGAGCCCGTCCCCATCGACGGCGAGGACTTCCAGCAGCGCATCGGCGCCGTGCTCGAGGGAGCCTCGTCCGACCAGGACGCCCGCGCCCGGCTGGGCCTCCTCGCCCAGCGCACCACGGACGGGCAGACCGACGACGAGCGCACGGCCACCTTCACCGAGACCCTCCCGTCGACGGAGTGGCCGGCGAAGCCGCTCGCCCTCACCGCGATCGACGCGACCGACGGCACCTTCCGCGTGCTCACCGCGACCGACGCCGTGCCGCTCCCCCGCGCCGTCGCCGCGAGCTGCTCGGTGCCGCTCGTCTGGTCGCCGGTCGGGATCGAGGGCCGTCCCTACGTCGACGGGGGCATGCGCTCCGCCACGAACGCCGACGTCGCCGCCGGGTACGAACGCGTCCTCGTGATCGCGTGCGGTCCCGAGGGGCCGTCGCCGCTCGGGCCGTGGCTCGACGTCGCGGTCGAGGGGCTCCGGGCGGCCGGCAGCTCGGTCGAGGTCGTCGTCGCGGACAGCACCTCGCAGCAGGCCTTCGGCACGAACTCGCTCTCGCTGTCGACTCAGGCACCCGCCGCCGATGCCGGACGGACGCAGGGCGCTGCCGTGGCCGAGGGCATCGCCGCGTTCTGGGCGTGA
- a CDS encoding S1 family peptidase: protein MKQRTNLRGLALTGAAAAAAAMTLLGGGLGATAASAATVSPQVIGGEQAPSTPWEVQLVFQQGGTGTYGCTGEQLNASWVLTAEHCVDGTTAMNVYHSNSTTNRGAATAADRLYSAPSGDIALVHLSTPKALSSYAPLDLAYTTKSSGTGTVLGYGNRANSVPTTGLYQATVNLTGSSTDAYGGRAQHVTGVTGASNHGDSGGALVVNGKVVGVCSTGDVADPGSDIHAGSNYAVLTQSASWIRSTAGV, encoded by the coding sequence ATGAAGCAGCGAACGAACCTCAGAGGCCTCGCCCTCACCGGAGCCGCCGCAGCAGCCGCGGCCATGACCCTGCTCGGCGGTGGCCTCGGCGCGACCGCAGCGAGCGCCGCCACCGTCTCACCGCAGGTCATCGGCGGCGAGCAGGCACCGAGCACCCCGTGGGAGGTGCAGCTCGTCTTCCAGCAGGGCGGCACCGGCACGTACGGGTGCACCGGCGAACAGCTCAACGCCTCGTGGGTGCTCACCGCCGAGCACTGCGTCGACGGCACCACCGCGATGAACGTCTACCACTCGAACAGCACGACGAACCGGGGCGCGGCGACCGCGGCGGACCGGCTCTACTCCGCGCCGTCCGGGGACATCGCGCTCGTGCACCTCAGCACGCCGAAGGCCCTCTCCTCGTACGCCCCGCTCGACCTCGCGTACACCACGAAGAGCTCCGGGACCGGCACCGTGCTCGGCTACGGCAACCGCGCCAACAGCGTGCCGACGACGGGGCTCTACCAGGCGACCGTCAACCTCACGGGGAGCTCGACGGACGCGTACGGCGGCCGCGCGCAGCACGTCACGGGTGTGACCGGCGCGTCGAACCACGGCGACTCCGGCGGCGCGCTCGTCGTGAACGGCAAGGTCGTCGGCGTCTGCTCGACCGGCGACGTCGCCGACCCCGGGTCGGACATCCACGCCGGTTCGAACTACGCCGTCCTCACCCAGTCCGCCAGCTGGATCCGCTCGACCGCGGGCGTCTGA
- a CDS encoding GAF domain-containing protein encodes MTGDQATTGRGRRRAGAVVWPIVVATAPTAAFQLPNLVVAPGVKVSLVVFGLVVLAAAVVVQVVRARRAEASVTAAAAVARSTELEQGTAVRYAFGQLATRLARFAELRRRDRRQELPAFADRVAVALAFYLLPGVPDVRANVYQLSEDLRGLEPIGHGGAEDTAGVFRAGTPYGDRNLDWVLVGGGPRVVGDRATDVDADEDLPGFEPRYRSYVSVVIRSEEYSFGMLTVDSPVPDAFTDLDAKYVALMASFMAIAFSLATPFPDRDRNRRKGP; translated from the coding sequence ATGACAGGGGACCAGGCCACGACGGGTCGTGGGCGACGCCGGGCCGGAGCGGTCGTCTGGCCGATCGTGGTCGCGACGGCGCCGACCGCTGCCTTCCAGCTGCCGAACCTCGTCGTGGCTCCGGGGGTGAAGGTCTCGCTCGTCGTGTTCGGGCTGGTCGTGCTGGCCGCCGCGGTGGTCGTGCAGGTCGTCCGCGCCCGACGGGCCGAGGCGTCGGTCACGGCTGCGGCGGCGGTGGCGCGGTCGACCGAGCTCGAGCAGGGGACGGCCGTCCGGTACGCGTTCGGGCAGCTCGCCACGCGGCTCGCCCGGTTCGCCGAGCTGCGTCGGCGGGACCGCCGGCAGGAGTTGCCGGCGTTCGCGGACCGGGTCGCCGTGGCCCTCGCGTTCTACCTGCTCCCCGGTGTGCCCGACGTCCGTGCGAACGTCTACCAGCTGTCGGAGGACCTGCGGGGCCTCGAACCGATCGGGCACGGCGGTGCCGAGGACACCGCCGGTGTGTTCCGGGCGGGAACCCCGTACGGCGACCGGAACCTCGACTGGGTGTTGGTCGGCGGCGGCCCGCGGGTGGTCGGCGACCGTGCCACGGACGTCGACGCCGACGAGGACCTGCCCGGGTTCGAACCCCGCTACCGCTCGTACGTCTCGGTCGTGATCCGGTCGGAGGAGTACTCGTTCGGCATGCTCACCGTGGACTCGCCGGTGCCGGACGCGTTCACCGACCTCGACGCCAAGTACGTCGCGCTGATGGCCTCGTTCATGGCCATCGCGTTCTCGCTCGCGACCCCGTTCCCGGACCGCGACCGCAACCGCAGGAAAGGCCCGTGA
- a CDS encoding NADPH:quinone reductase, giving the protein MRSVVYSKPGDSSVLTLEERPIPDPGPGEVRVRVVVSGVNPTDWKARAGGTYGDGLPFPEITPNQDGAGVVDAVGEGVDGLSVGDHVWLYMAAASRPTGTAQEYTVLPAARAVPLPEGTSFDVGASLGVPAMTAHRALTTHEHGPDRLAPGALDGKTVLVAGGAGAVGHAAIQLARWAGATVLTTISSDAKAALATAAGAHHTVNYRDEDAGARIREIAPDGVDIVVEVSIPQNAGLVAEVLANHGVVSIYANNGGDEATLPIRPNMSVNARYQFLLLYTIGDEALAAAAEDVTAALRDGVLPVGEDAGLPLVRFALEDTAAAHDAVEQDTVGKVLIDVSAE; this is encoded by the coding sequence ATGCGATCAGTCGTCTACTCGAAGCCCGGTGACTCGTCCGTCCTGACCCTCGAGGAGCGTCCGATCCCGGATCCCGGTCCTGGCGAGGTCCGTGTCCGTGTCGTCGTCTCTGGTGTCAACCCCACCGACTGGAAGGCCCGCGCCGGCGGCACCTACGGCGACGGCCTGCCGTTCCCCGAGATCACGCCGAACCAGGACGGCGCCGGAGTCGTGGACGCGGTCGGCGAGGGTGTCGACGGACTGTCCGTCGGTGACCACGTCTGGCTGTACATGGCGGCTGCGAGTCGCCCGACCGGCACCGCCCAGGAGTACACCGTCTTGCCCGCCGCCCGTGCCGTCCCGCTGCCGGAGGGCACGAGCTTCGACGTCGGCGCCTCGCTCGGGGTCCCGGCGATGACCGCGCACCGTGCCCTCACGACGCACGAGCACGGTCCGGACCGGCTCGCTCCGGGAGCCCTCGACGGCAAGACGGTGCTCGTCGCCGGCGGCGCGGGAGCCGTCGGACACGCGGCGATCCAGCTCGCACGCTGGGCCGGCGCGACCGTGCTCACCACCATCAGCTCGGACGCGAAGGCCGCGCTCGCCACCGCCGCCGGTGCGCACCACACGGTGAACTACCGCGACGAGGACGCCGGCGCGCGGATCCGCGAGATCGCCCCCGACGGTGTCGACATCGTCGTCGAGGTCTCGATCCCGCAGAACGCCGGGCTCGTCGCCGAGGTCCTGGCGAACCACGGCGTCGTGTCGATCTACGCGAACAACGGCGGCGACGAAGCCACCCTGCCGATCCGCCCGAACATGAGCGTCAACGCCCGCTACCAGTTCCTGCTGCTGTACACGATCGGCGACGAGGCCCTCGCGGCAGCGGCCGAGGACGTCACCGCGGCGCTGCGCGACGGTGTGCTCCCCGTCGGCGAGGACGCGGGCCTGCCGCTCGTGCGGTTCGCCCTGGAGGACACCGCGGCAGCGCACGACGCCGTCGAGCAGGACACCGTCGGCAAGGTGCTGATCGACGTCAGCGCGGAGTGA
- a CDS encoding helix-turn-helix domain-containing protein, producing MSALEYSPYAAECPSRQLLDRIGDRWSVLTIGTLADGPARYSAIATRVQGVSQKMLTQTLRALERDGLVTRTVFPEIPPHVEYELTDRGRSLREVLKPLEDWATSHMDDVAVSREQYDTRPR from the coding sequence GTGTCAGCACTCGAGTACAGCCCCTACGCCGCCGAGTGTCCCTCGCGACAGCTGCTCGACCGCATCGGCGACCGGTGGAGCGTCCTGACGATCGGCACCCTCGCCGACGGTCCGGCACGCTACTCGGCGATCGCCACCCGCGTGCAGGGCGTCTCGCAGAAGATGCTCACGCAGACGCTCCGGGCGCTCGAGCGCGACGGACTCGTCACCCGCACGGTCTTCCCGGAGATCCCGCCGCACGTCGAGTACGAGCTGACCGATCGCGGCCGGTCCCTGCGCGAGGTGCTGAAGCCGCTCGAGGACTGGGCGACCTCGCACATGGACGACGTCGCGGTCTCCCGCGAGCAGTACGACACCCGGCCTCGCTGA
- a CDS encoding NAD(P)-dependent oxidoreductase, whose amino-acid sequence MTSIVVFGGTGYAGSAITREALSRGIAVTAVARDTSKLEPAEGLTLAQGDAFDTDFVAEVTKGADVIVVALHAVQADGSELKDAFQPFVDAAAAAGARLGIVGGAGSLLVAEGGPALYDTAEFPDAFKGEAKSHGQVLEALRASDTDVDWFYVSPAAAFGGYNPGERRGTYRTTDDVLLTDADGNSDISGEDFAIAFVDEIASPAHHQARFGVAY is encoded by the coding sequence ATGACCAGCATCGTCGTCTTCGGTGGCACCGGCTACGCCGGCTCCGCCATCACCCGCGAGGCCCTCTCCCGCGGCATCGCCGTCACCGCCGTCGCCCGCGACACCTCGAAGCTCGAGCCGGCCGAGGGGCTCACCCTCGCGCAGGGTGACGCCTTCGACACCGACTTCGTCGCCGAGGTCACGAAGGGTGCGGACGTCATCGTCGTCGCGCTCCACGCGGTGCAGGCGGACGGCAGCGAGCTGAAGGACGCGTTCCAGCCGTTCGTCGACGCAGCCGCTGCTGCCGGTGCGCGCCTCGGCATCGTCGGCGGAGCCGGTTCGCTGCTCGTCGCCGAGGGCGGCCCGGCGCTGTACGACACGGCCGAGTTCCCCGACGCGTTCAAGGGCGAGGCGAAGAGCCACGGTCAGGTCCTCGAGGCCCTCCGCGCGTCGGACACCGACGTCGACTGGTTCTACGTGAGCCCGGCGGCTGCGTTCGGCGGCTACAACCCCGGCGAGCGTCGTGGCACCTACCGCACCACCGACGACGTCCTGCTCACCGACGCCGACGGCAACTCGGACATCTCCGGCGAGGACTTCGCGATCGCCTTCGTCGACGAGATCGCTTCGCCGGCACACCACCAGGCGCGCTTCGGGGTCGCCTACTAG
- a CDS encoding MFS transporter, whose protein sequence is MSASSTTLPPPTEPLPIQATRPPWRHTLIALSVPNFRLFTATNLVAMTAGWMQRIAQDWLVLQLTGSVAQVGITVACQFAPMLLFGLLGGVLVDRFSKRALMMITQGSFAVLSALLAVLTLSGVVQAWHIWAIAFVVGMVTVIDNPARQVFVTEIVGHEHLRNAISVNSSVFQLGGMIGPALSGALLVAVGAGWSFGVNAIACVAVVVTLGFLKVSELHRTPPAPRGKGQLVEGLRYAVRKPTIIVPVILVAFFSVFALTMPVLLSAFASEVYDVGAGGYGVFNSAVAIGALAGALLSTRRATVRLRTIVGGVFWTGILLVVSGSIPVIAPFTVALVAVGMSQLLFQTASNSLVQLSSNVAIRGRVMSLYVLVLLGGQAIGGPLMGQVVDHFGAHVGMVVAGGVPAAAAAVVGLVLARRGGLHLAVRMRHHMPVPSIVGHR, encoded by the coding sequence GTGAGTGCGTCATCGACGACCCTCCCCCCGCCCACCGAACCGCTGCCGATCCAGGCCACCAGACCGCCGTGGCGCCACACCCTCATCGCCCTGTCGGTGCCGAACTTCCGGCTCTTCACCGCCACGAACCTCGTCGCGATGACCGCCGGCTGGATGCAGCGCATCGCGCAGGACTGGCTCGTCCTGCAGCTCACCGGGTCGGTCGCGCAGGTCGGCATCACGGTCGCGTGCCAGTTCGCGCCGATGCTGCTGTTCGGGCTCCTCGGCGGAGTGCTCGTCGACCGGTTCTCCAAGCGCGCGCTGATGATGATCACGCAGGGCTCGTTCGCCGTGCTGTCGGCCCTGCTCGCCGTCCTGACGCTGTCCGGGGTGGTGCAGGCGTGGCACATCTGGGCGATCGCGTTCGTCGTCGGCATGGTCACCGTCATCGACAACCCCGCGCGCCAGGTGTTCGTCACCGAGATCGTCGGCCACGAGCACCTGCGCAACGCGATCAGCGTGAACTCGTCGGTCTTCCAGCTCGGCGGCATGATCGGCCCGGCCCTCTCCGGAGCGCTGCTCGTCGCGGTCGGCGCCGGCTGGTCGTTCGGCGTCAACGCGATCGCCTGCGTCGCCGTGGTCGTGACGCTCGGGTTCCTGAAGGTCTCGGAGCTCCACCGCACACCCCCGGCGCCACGCGGGAAGGGGCAGCTCGTCGAGGGCCTCCGCTACGCCGTCCGGAAGCCGACCATCATCGTGCCGGTCATCCTCGTGGCGTTCTTCTCGGTCTTCGCGCTGACGATGCCGGTGCTGCTGTCGGCCTTCGCGTCCGAGGTGTACGACGTCGGCGCCGGTGGCTACGGCGTGTTCAACTCCGCCGTCGCGATCGGCGCGCTGGCCGGCGCACTGCTCTCGACGCGGCGCGCCACCGTCCGGCTCCGCACCATCGTCGGCGGGGTGTTCTGGACGGGGATCCTGCTCGTGGTCTCCGGCTCGATCCCCGTCATCGCGCCGTTCACCGTCGCGCTCGTCGCCGTCGGGATGTCGCAGCTGCTCTTCCAGACCGCGTCGAACTCGCTCGTGCAGCTGTCCTCGAACGTGGCGATCCGCGGCCGCGTGATGTCGCTCTACGTCCTCGTGCTGCTCGGAGGGCAGGCGATCGGCGGCCCGCTCATGGGTCAGGTGGTCGACCACTTCGGGGCCCACGTCGGGATGGTCGTCGCCGGAGGCGTGCCGGCCGCGGCCGCAGCCGTCGTCGGGCTCGTGCTCGCCCGCCGCGGCGGGCTCCACCTGGCGGTGCGGATGCGGCACCACATGCCGGTGCCGTCGATCGTCGGGCACCGCTGA
- a CDS encoding LysR substrate-binding domain-containing protein, translating to MLDPVLLQTFLAVAETGSFTQAGARLGISQPTVSQHVRRLETAVSRTLVARDTRGVALTDNGDAMAGFARTILAAHATADAYFSGAATRGRLRFGAADDLAITQLPRILRDFRRLHPQVNLELTVNQSSPLLRRVHAGQLDLVFIKQTAGESAEGTRVATDQMVWMAQDGIALEPGEPVPLIAYQAPSISRQMAIDALESAGRTWRITCNTRDVNGVLAAVRAGIGVAVFPHSLIPADLVKVSQRLALPDLPAVDYVLIANPTVQREPIDALTNAILSRGVVRAV from the coding sequence GTGCTGGATCCGGTTCTGCTGCAGACATTCCTCGCGGTCGCCGAGACCGGGAGCTTCACCCAGGCAGGCGCCCGACTCGGGATCAGCCAGCCCACGGTGTCGCAGCACGTGCGGCGGCTCGAGACGGCCGTCTCCCGGACCCTCGTCGCGCGGGACACCCGGGGCGTGGCGCTCACCGACAACGGGGACGCGATGGCCGGGTTCGCGCGGACGATCCTCGCGGCGCACGCCACCGCCGACGCGTACTTCTCGGGAGCCGCGACCCGCGGGCGGCTCCGGTTCGGGGCGGCCGACGACCTGGCGATCACGCAGTTGCCCCGGATCCTGCGGGACTTCCGACGGCTGCACCCGCAGGTGAACCTCGAGCTGACGGTGAACCAGTCGTCACCACTGCTCCGCCGGGTGCACGCGGGGCAGCTCGACCTCGTGTTCATCAAGCAGACCGCGGGGGAGTCCGCCGAGGGCACCCGCGTCGCGACCGACCAGATGGTCTGGATGGCGCAGGACGGCATCGCGCTGGAGCCGGGGGAGCCCGTGCCGCTCATCGCGTACCAGGCGCCGAGCATCAGTCGACAGATGGCGATCGACGCGCTCGAATCCGCCGGACGCACGTGGCGGATCACCTGCAACACGCGCGACGTGAACGGGGTGCTCGCGGCCGTCCGGGCGGGGATCGGGGTCGCGGTTTTCCCGCACTCGCTCATCCCCGCGGACCTCGTGAAGGTGTCGCAGCGGTTGGCGTTGCCGGACCTCCCGGCGGTCGACTACGTGCTCATCGCGAACCCGACGGTGCAGCGGGAACCGATCGACGCCCTGACGAACGCGATCCTGTCGCGCGGGGTGGTCCGCGCGGTGTGA
- a CDS encoding aldo/keto reductase, whose protein sequence is MTGIEHRPLGPSGLVVSTVGIGCNNFGRPGTLTETQEGTDAVVHAALDAGVTLFDTADVYGGRRGLSEELLGRSIAGRRDEIVLATKFGMDMQGVNGPDWGVRGSRRYVRLAVESSLKRLGTDWIDLYQMHGPDDVTSIEETLSVLDDLVREGKIRYIGHSNFAGWQIAEAELTASIAGTTAFVSAQNEYSPLARGVEDEVLPAVRAYALGFLPYFPLYNGLLTGKYTKAGGPSDGRLTTAKPQLLQDAPWEILEEFQRFCDERGVTMLQATFAWLLAQPGLSSVIAGATKPEQIRQNAEAGTAWEPSEDDLAEMTLVFDGA, encoded by the coding sequence ATGACCGGAATCGAACACCGTCCACTCGGGCCGTCGGGGCTCGTCGTCTCCACCGTCGGCATCGGCTGCAACAACTTCGGCCGACCCGGCACGCTGACCGAGACGCAGGAGGGCACGGACGCCGTCGTCCACGCGGCCCTCGACGCCGGCGTCACCCTGTTCGACACCGCGGACGTCTACGGCGGCCGGCGCGGGCTGTCCGAGGAGCTCCTCGGCAGGTCCATCGCGGGACGTCGCGACGAGATCGTCCTCGCCACGAAGTTCGGCATGGACATGCAGGGGGTGAACGGGCCGGACTGGGGCGTGCGCGGCTCCCGGCGGTACGTGCGGCTGGCGGTCGAGTCGTCGCTCAAGCGCCTCGGGACGGACTGGATCGACCTCTACCAGATGCACGGCCCGGACGACGTGACCTCGATCGAGGAGACGCTGTCCGTGCTCGACGACCTCGTCCGCGAGGGCAAGATCCGATACATCGGCCACTCGAACTTCGCGGGGTGGCAGATCGCCGAGGCCGAGCTCACCGCCTCCATCGCCGGCACCACGGCGTTCGTGTCCGCGCAGAACGAGTACAGCCCGCTCGCCCGGGGCGTCGAGGACGAGGTGCTGCCGGCCGTCCGTGCGTACGCGCTCGGGTTCCTGCCGTACTTCCCGCTGTACAACGGCCTGCTGACGGGCAAGTACACGAAGGCCGGCGGGCCCTCGGACGGGCGGCTCACCACGGCGAAGCCGCAGCTGTTGCAGGACGCGCCGTGGGAGATCCTCGAGGAGTTCCAGCGGTTCTGCGACGAGCGCGGCGTCACGATGCTGCAGGCGACCTTCGCGTGGTTGCTGGCGCAGCCCGGGCTGTCGAGCGTCATCGCGGGGGCGACGAAGCCGGAGCAGATCCGGCAGAACGCCGAGGCCGGGACGGCGTGGGAGC